ATAATTTTCTATTTACCTTTTAATACAGTATCTATGTTAATTAAAGGAACGCCTTCACCGCCGGTAAATTTTGGCAGTGTTCCGTCCCATTTTTCAGCCAATCTTAGCTGGATAAGCTCTGGATTGTTCTTAAGAGCCTTTGCCTCTCTCTCAATAGCATCTGCCTTTGCTCTAGAAGCAGCCTCGATCTCATAGGCCTCACCATCCGCAGCCAGCTTACGCTCCTGATATCCTGCCTCGGCTTGCGTTACCCTTCTGGTTTTCTCATTTAGCGCCTGAAGAGCTTCCTGCTCTGCTTTTACTTTAAGCTCAATCGCTTTGTTAAATTCCTCTGAGAATTCAAAGTCTGTGATAGCCACGTTTGCAATTTGAAGCGCTGTAGGGACCTGTTTGTCTCTAAGCGTATCATCAATAAAGTTCTCAATAGCTTTTTGTATCTGCTGCTTAACTTCTGCTCTTTTTGTTACAAGTTGTTCTGCTGTGTACTGCGCTGTTACAGCTTTCACTGACTCCTGAATAGCGGGCTCAATCACAGTTGCGGCAACTACTTCTCGCTGACCGATTCTCTGATATGTAAGAGGTGCTACAGGGCCGGTTATTGAGTACTGAACGGTTACCT
This genomic window from Thermodesulfobacteriota bacterium contains:
- a CDS encoding prohibitin family protein, giving the protein MASRPKLENLNFLYPIIIILVIVLATSAFVIVDSGHVGVVRTFGAVQPEPLPEGFHLKKPFMDKVEQVDIRLTKAKSKSAAASKDLQTVETQVTVQYSITGPVAPLTYQRIGQREVVAATVIEPAIQESVKAVTAQYTAEQLVTKRAEVKQQIQKAIENFIDDTLRDKQVPTALQIANVAITDFEFSEEFNKAIELKVKAEQEALQALNEKTRRVTQAEAGYQERKLAADGEAYEIEAASRAKADAIEREAKALKNNPELIQLRLAEKWDGTLPKFTGGEGVPLINIDTVLKGK